A genomic stretch from Aedes albopictus strain Foshan chromosome 2, AalbF5, whole genome shotgun sequence includes:
- the LOC109416259 gene encoding ruvB-like helicase 2: MAELDKIEVRDITRIERIGAHSHIRGLGLDDVLEARAVSQGMVGQKDARRAAGLVVQIVREGKIAGRCILLAGEPSTGKTAIAVGMAQALGNETPFTSMSGSEIYSLEMNKTEALSQALRKSIGVRIKEETEIIEGEVVEIQIDRPASGTGQKVGKVTIKTTDMETNYDLGNKIIECFMKEKIQAGDVITIDKASGKVSKLGRSFTRARDYDATGAQTRFVQCPEGELQKRKEVVHTVTLHEIDVINSRTHGFLALFAGDTGEIKQEVRDQINSKVMEWREEGKAEINPGVLFIDEAHMLDIECFSFLNRALESDMAPVVIMATNRGITKIRGTNYRSPHGIPIDLLDRMIIIRTVPYSAKEIKEILKIRCEEEDCQINNEALMVLGRIATETSLRYAIQSITTASLVSKRRKAAEITVEDIRKVYSLFLDEKRSSKIMKEYQDEYLFYDDSLSQAEQQAMEVETN, from the exons atgGCTGAGCTTGACAAAATTGAAGTTCGAGACATCACCCGGATCGAGCGGATTGGGGCCCACTCGCACATCCGTGGGCTCGGGTTGGACGATGTGCTGGAAGCTCGTGCCGTGTCCCAGGGCATGGTGGGCCAGAAGGACGCTCGGCGGGCCGCCGGCTTGGTGGTGCAGATTGTCCGCGAAGGCAAAATTGCCGGCCGGTGCATTCTGCTAGCCGGGGAGCCTAGTACGGGAAAGACGGCCATAGCCGTGGGGATGGCACAG GCTCTTGGCAATGAAACGCCCTTCACGAGCATGTCCGGTTCGGAGATCTACTCGTTGGAAATGAACAAAACGGAAGCGCTGTCGCAAGCACTGCGTAAAAGTATTGGAGTTCGCATCAAGGAAGAGACGGAGATCATCGAGGGTGAAGTTGTAGAAATTCAGATTGATCGTCCGGCTTCCGGCACAGGACAGAAGGTTGGCAAGGTGACGATCAAGACCACGGATATGGAGACGAACTATGATTTGGGAAACAAGATCATCGAGTGCTTCATGAAGGAGAAGATACAAGCTGGAGATGTAATTACAATTGATAAGGCTTCCGGTAAGGTCAGCAAACTGGGTCGGAGCTTTACCCGGGCAAGGGATTACGATGCCACAGGAGCTCAAACGAGATTTGTTCAGTGCCCGGAAGGAGAGCTGCAGAAGCGCAAGGAAGTGGTTCATACGGTCACGCTTCACGAAATCGATGTCATCAACAGCAGGACACACGGATTCTTGGCGCTGTTTGCCGGCGACACCGGTGAGATCAAGCAGGAAGTCCGCGATCAAATCAACAGCAAGGTCATGGAATGGCGCGAAGAAGGCAAAGCGGAAATCAATCCCGGCGTTCTGTTCATCGACGAGGCCCACATGCTGGACATTGAGTGCTTTTCATTCTTGAACAGAGCTTTGGAAAGCGATATGGCCCCAGTCGTAATCATGGCCACCAATCGAGGCATTACCAAAATCCGCGGAACCAACTATCGCAGCCCGCACGGAATCCCCATTGATCTGCTCGACCGAATGATCATCATCCGAACGGTTCCCTACTCGGCGAAAGAAATCAAAGAAATCTTGAAGATTCGCTGCGAAGAAGAGGACTGTCAAATCAACAACGAAGCGCTGATGGTTCTTGGAAGGATCGCCACCGAGACCAGTTTGCGCTACGCTATTCAGTCGATTACGACCGCCAGTTTGGTCAGCAAGCGGCGCAAGGCGGCGGAAATCACGGTTGAGGATATCCGGAAAGTGTATTCCCTGTTCCTGGACGAAAAGCGTTCCAGCAAAATCATGAAGGAGTATCAGGACGAGTATCTCTTCTACGACGACAGCTTGTCCCAGGCGGAACAACAGGCGATGGAAGTGGAGACGAACTAA